The following coding sequences are from one Triticum dicoccoides isolate Atlit2015 ecotype Zavitan chromosome 4A, WEW_v2.0, whole genome shotgun sequence window:
- the LOC119287346 gene encoding pentatricopeptide repeat-containing protein At2g35030, mitochondrial-like, with amino-acid sequence MILGRVFQPLRRRRRPPLLQTTFLRLHGALANHPSPYTALPAHRGRRSARAVFDETPHEDAVAYANLIELHLSCGDLPRAEALFRAAPTAARGLRLDTVMLDGYYKAGRVDHARRLFDGMAVKSVGAWTRMVSGYCRAGRVDEARRLFEVMPARDVVSWTAMLQGYVRSGMMREARRLFDAMPARDFVSWTAMLQGYVRSGMLREARELFDQMPERNVVTWTVMVRAYADHGHFQEAMELFDRMPQRNVYSWNIMISGFFRAGNVDEAVRLFERMPDRNAVSWTTMVTGLAQNGRVSMAREFFDRMPENRDATAWNAMITAYANAGQMYKAQRLFHSMPAKDLVSWNAIIHGYANNKHKSEVMRLFLLMLGSAVSPDRFTLISVLLTSESTVEVGQIHGLATTRGLLSDTSLGNALLTRYSRSGDLHSAWQVFNMLHEKDPITWTLMMRAFANHGCASYALQAFAQMLQHGYKPSSTIFIAGLVDEGHASRVHCRLSVQVGNSGGGSSSKV; translated from the coding sequence ATGATCCTCGGTCGCGTCTTCCAGCCGCTTCGCCGGCGGCGCCGGCCGCCGCTCCTCCAGACCACATTCCTCCGCCTCCACGGCGCCCTGGCAAACCACCCCAGCCCGTACACAGCCCTTCCCGCCCACCGCGGCCGCCGCTCTGCCCGCGCGGTGTTCGACGAAACGCCGCACGAGGACGCCGTCGCCTACGCCAACCTGATCGAACTCCACCTGAGCTGCGGAGACCTCCCGCGCGCGGAGGCGCTCTTCCGCGCGGCGCCCACGGCCGCCCGCGGCCTCCGTCTCGACACCGTGATGCTTGACGGGTACTACAAGGCCGGCCGCGTCGACCACGCCCGCAGGCTGTTCGACGGAATGGCGGTCAAGAGCGTCGGCGCGTGGACCCGCATGGTCTCAGGGTACTGCCGCGCCGGGCGCGTCGACGAGGCGCGCCGTCTGTTTGAGGTGATGCCGGCCCGCGACGTCGTCTCGTGGACGGCGATGTTGCAGGGGTACGTGCGCAGCGGGATGATGAGGGAGGCGCGCAGGCTGTTCGACGCGATGCCGGCCCGCGACTTCGTCTCATGGACGGCGATGTTACAGGGGTACGTGCGCAGCGGGATGCTGAGGGAGGCGAGGGAGCTGTTCGACCAGATGCCGGAGAGGAACGTGGTCACATGGACGGTCATGGTTAGGGCCTATGCCGACCATGGCCACTTTCAGGAAGCCATGGAGCTGTTCGACAGGATGCCTCAGAGGAACGTGTATTCCTGGAACATAATGATCTCTGGTTTCTTCCGTGCTGGGAACGTGGACGAGGCGGTTCGGCTGTTCGAGAGGATGCCAGATAGGAATGCTGTTTCTTGGACAACGATGGTCACAGGCTTAGCGCAGAACGGCCGTGTTTCGATGGCACGAGAGTTCTTTGACAGAATGCCGGAAAACAGGGACGCCACGGCATGGAATGCGATGATCACTGCTTATGCCAACGCTGGCCAGATGTACAAGGCTCAGAGATTGTTCCATTCTATGCCCGCAAAGGACCTGGTGAGCTGGAATGCCATAATCCATGGCTATGCCAATAACAAGCACAAGAGCGAGGTCATGCGTTTATTTCTTCTCATGCTCGGGTCAGCAGTATCCCCTGACAGATTTACATTGATCAGTGTCTTGCTTACATCCGAGAGCACAGTTGAAGTTGGGCAAATCCATGGCTTGGCTACCACACGAGGTCTCCTGTCAGACACCTCCTTAGGAAACGCTCTGCTCACCAGGTATTCAAGGAGCGGTGACCTGCACTCTGCCTGGCAAGTTTTCAACATGTTACATGAGAAGGATCCCATCACATGGACATTGATGATGCGGGCCTTCGCCAACCATGGCTGTGCCTCCTACGCACTGCAGGCCTTTGCTCAGATGTTGCAACATGGATACAAGCCCAGCTCGACCATCTTCATCGCCGGTCTCGTCGATGAAGGCCATGCCTCCAGGGTGCATTGCCGCCTAAGCGTCCAAGTTGGGAACAGTGGTGGGGGGAGCTCTTCCAAAGTCTGA
- the LOC119287347 gene encoding ankyrin repeat domain-containing protein 2A-like — protein sequence MATTQEEQKTSVVEAVEQPSPVAAAAPAEEKTRVKAVEEPSPAAAAPAEEKTSVKAVEEPSPAAAAPAEEKTSVKAEEEPSPAAAAAEGQRRPPAATAARRAGAPASPFDFSTMMNLLNDPSIKEMAEQIAKDPSFSEMAEQLQKTVAPAPAASASARSPQEVAAALDPQKYVSTMQQLMQNPQFVAMAERLGSALMQDPAMSSVLGGLTNPAQKEQLEARVARMKDDPSLKPILDEIESGGPAAMMKYWNDPEALQKFGRAMGVGPSGAAAGAEAEAEEEEEVVAGEEGEYEEESIIHQTASVGDVEGLKKALADGVDKDEEDSEGRRGLHFACGYGELGCAQALLEAGAAADAVDKNKNTALHYAAGYGRKECVALLVDHGASVTLQNLDGKTAIDVARLNSQEEVLKLLEKHAYV from the exons ATGGCCACCACTCAAG AGGAGCAGAAGACGAGCGTCGTCGAGGCCGTGGAGCAGCCTTCccccgtggcggcggcggcgccggcggaggaGAAGACACGCGTTAAGGCCGTGGAGGAGCCTTCCCCGGCGGCTGCGGCGCCGGCGGAGGAGAAGACAAGCGTTAAGGCCGTGGAGGAGCCTTCCCCGGCGGCTGCGGCGCCGGCAGAGGAGAAAACAAGCGTTAAGGCCGAGGAGGAGCCTTccccggcggctgcggcggcggagggGCAGCGGCGGCCGCCTGCGGCTACGGCGGCGCGCCGGGCGGGTGCTCCGGCCAGCCCCTTCGACTTCTCCACCATGATGAACTTGCTCAAC GACCCGAGCATCAAGGAGATGGCGGAGCAGATCGCCAAGGACCCGTCATTCAGCGAGATGGCGGAGCAGCTGCAGAAGAcggtggcgccggcgccggcggcgtcgGCGTCCGCGCGGTCGccgcaggaggtggcggcggcgctggACCCGCAGAAGTACGTGTCGACGATGCAGCAGCTGATGCAGAACCCGCAGTTCGTGGCCATGGCGGAGCGGCTGGGCAGCGCGCTGATGCAGGACCCGGCCATGTCCTCCGTCCTGGGCGGCCTCACCAACCCCGCCCAGAAGGAGCAGCTCGAGGCCCGCGTCGCCCGCATGAAGGACGACCCCTCCCTCAAGCCCATCCTCGACGAGATCGAGTCCGGCGGCCCCGCCGCCATGATGAA gtactggaacgacccggaggcgCTGCAGAAGTTCGGCCGCGCAATGGGGGTGGGTCCAtccggcgccgccgccggagctgaagccgaggcagaggaggaggaggaggttgttgCCGGCGAGGAAGGTGAGTACGAGGAGGAGTCTATCATCCACCAGACGGCGAGCGTGGGCGACGTGGAGGGGctgaagaaggcgctggccgacggCGTGGACAAGGACGAGGAGGACTCGGAGGGGCGGCGGGGGCTGCACTTCGCGTGCGGCTACGGCGAGCTCGGGTGCGCGCAGGCGCTGCTGGAGGCCGGCGCCGCCGCGGACGCCGTGGACAAGAACAAGAACACCGCGCTCCACTACGCCGCCGGCTACGGCCGCAAGGAGTGCGTGGCGCTGCTCGTCGACCACGGCGCCTCCGT GACGCTGCAGAACCTGGACGGGAAGACGGCCATCGACGTGGCGAGGCTCAACAGCCAGGAGGAGGTGCTCAAGCTGCTGGAGAAGCACGCCTACGTCTAG